A genomic segment from Actinoplanes sichuanensis encodes:
- a CDS encoding carbohydrate ABC transporter permease, with protein MKTSRMTRGLWIAGAILIIAYAIIPVLWIVSLSFKEGDDITNNDFLPTVWSWENYRTVFASDLFTTALRNSIGMSLIATTISVFLATLAAYAISRLDFPGKRLVLGVALAITVFPVIAIATPLFNLWRTLGLYDTWLGLIIPYLSYSLPLAVYVLAAFFREIPWEMEQAAQVDGATSWQAFRRVIVPLATPGVFTAAILTFFAVWNDFVFGITLTSSESARPVPAALAFFQGASQFSQPTAPIAAAAVVVTIPVVILVLLFQRKIVAGLTNGAVKG; from the coding sequence GTGAAGACCAGCCGGATGACCCGCGGACTGTGGATCGCCGGGGCGATCCTGATCATCGCCTACGCCATCATCCCGGTCCTGTGGATCGTGTCGCTGTCGTTCAAGGAGGGCGACGACATCACCAACAACGACTTCCTGCCGACCGTGTGGAGCTGGGAGAACTACCGGACCGTCTTCGCCTCCGACCTGTTCACCACGGCCCTGCGCAACTCGATCGGGATGTCGCTGATCGCCACCACCATCTCGGTGTTCCTGGCGACCCTGGCCGCCTACGCGATCTCCCGCCTCGACTTCCCCGGCAAACGCCTGGTCCTCGGGGTGGCGCTGGCGATCACCGTCTTCCCGGTCATCGCGATCGCCACCCCGCTGTTCAACCTGTGGCGCACCCTCGGCCTGTACGACACGTGGCTCGGCCTGATCATCCCGTACCTGTCGTACTCGCTGCCGCTGGCGGTCTACGTGCTCGCCGCGTTCTTCCGGGAGATCCCCTGGGAGATGGAACAGGCCGCCCAGGTCGACGGGGCCACCTCCTGGCAGGCGTTCCGCCGGGTGATCGTCCCGCTCGCCACCCCCGGCGTGTTCACCGCGGCGATCCTGACGTTCTTCGCCGTCTGGAACGACTTCGTCTTCGGCATCACGCTCACCTCCAGCGAGTCGGCCCGGCCGGTGCCCGCCGCGCTCGCGTTCTTCCAGGGCGCCTCCCAGTTCTCGCAGCCGACCGCCCCGATCGCGGCCGCGGCCGTGGTCGTCACCATTCCGGTGGTCATCCTCGTGCTGCTGTTCCAACGCAAGATCGTGGCCGGTCTCACCAACGGCGCCGTCAAGGGCTGA
- a CDS encoding carbohydrate ABC transporter permease has product MSTVEAPRRVRLTDRARHERNLGWLLAGPAFIAMVAVTGYPILNAVWLSMFDYRLTDPGDRDFVGLGNYAMILTDGLFWQQFGVTSLVTVITVSAELVLGFALAMVMHRALYLRTALRTAILVPYGIITVVSAYAWAYAFSNTYGFVNDLFGLGDFDWFGGTWSALATVCVAEIWKTTPFMSLLLLAGLAQIPDDYLEAAKVDGATAWQRVKRVILPNMKAAIMVALLFRTLDAFRIFDSVFIMTAGAQGTETLSFLAYRQTISRVMIGLGSAVSVILAILVVLIAVMFVKVFKTDLSQQRGERR; this is encoded by the coding sequence GTGAGCACCGTTGAAGCGCCGCGCCGGGTCCGGCTCACCGACCGCGCCCGCCACGAACGCAACCTCGGCTGGCTGCTGGCCGGGCCCGCCTTCATCGCGATGGTCGCGGTCACCGGCTACCCCATCCTCAACGCGGTCTGGCTGTCGATGTTCGACTACCGCCTGACCGACCCCGGCGACCGGGACTTCGTCGGTCTCGGCAACTACGCCATGATCCTCACCGACGGCCTGTTCTGGCAGCAGTTCGGCGTCACCTCGCTGGTCACCGTGATCACCGTGTCGGCCGAACTGGTGCTCGGGTTCGCGCTGGCCATGGTCATGCACCGGGCGCTCTACCTACGCACCGCACTGCGCACCGCGATCCTGGTGCCGTACGGGATCATCACGGTCGTCTCCGCCTACGCCTGGGCGTACGCGTTCAGCAACACCTACGGGTTCGTCAACGACCTGTTCGGGCTGGGTGACTTCGACTGGTTCGGCGGCACCTGGTCGGCGTTGGCCACGGTCTGTGTCGCGGAGATCTGGAAGACCACCCCGTTCATGTCGCTGCTGCTGCTGGCCGGCCTGGCCCAGATCCCGGACGACTACCTGGAGGCGGCCAAGGTCGACGGCGCCACCGCCTGGCAGCGGGTCAAACGGGTGATCCTGCCCAACATGAAGGCCGCGATCATGGTGGCGCTGCTGTTCCGTACCCTCGACGCCTTCCGGATCTTCGACAGCGTGTTCATCATGACCGCCGGCGCGCAGGGCACCGAGACCCTGTCGTTCCTGGCCTACCGGCAGACCATCAGCCGCGTGATGATCGGGCTCGGCTCGGCGGTCAGCGTCATCCTGGCGATCCTCGTCGTACTCATCGCGGTGATGTTCGTGAAGGTCTTCAAGACCGACCTTTCCCAGCAGAGAGGGGAACGGCGGTGA